The following coding sequences lie in one Delphinus delphis chromosome 9, mDelDel1.2, whole genome shotgun sequence genomic window:
- the PLXNA4 gene encoding plexin-A4 isoform X1: MKAMPWNWTCLLSHLLMVGMGSSTLLPQQPPLLPQKRSFVTFRGEPAESFNHLVVDERTGHIYVGAVNRIYKLSSDLKVLVTHQTGPDEDNPKCYPPRIVQTCNEPLTTTNNVNKMLLIDYKENRLIACGSLYQGICKLLRLEDLFKLGEPFHKKEHYLSGVNESGSVFGVIVSYNNLDDKLFIATAVDGKPEYFPTISSRKLTKNSEADGMFAYVFHDEFVASMIKIPSDTFTVIPDFDIYYVYGFSSGNFVYFLTLQPEMVSPPGSTTKEQVYTSKLVRLCKEDTAFNSYVEVPIGCEHGGVEYRLLQAAYLSKAGAVLARTLGVRPEDDLLFTVFSKGQKRKMKSLDESALCIFVLKQINDRIKERLQSCYRGEGTLDLAWLKVKDIPCSSALLTIDDNFCGLDMNAPLGVSEMVRGIPVFTEDRDRMTSVIAYVYKNHSLAFVGTKSGKLKKVGQGVVTLVLVVTACPRQDGCSLAFFYYLGPGWQ; this comes from the exons ATGAAAGCCATGCCTTGGAATTGGACCTGCCTGCTCTCCCACCTCCTAATGGTGGGGATGGGCTCCTCCACTCTACTCCCCCAGCAGCCACCCCTGCTGCCCCAGAAGCGGTCTTTTGTCACGTTCCGCGGGGAGCCCGCCGAGAGCTTCAACCACCTGGTGGTGGACGAGAGGACAGGGCACATTTATGTGGGGGCCGTCAATCGGATCTACAAGCTCTCCAGCGACTTGAAGGTCCTGGTGACCCACCAGACTGGGCCGGACGAGGACAACCCCAAGTGCTACCCTCCCCGCATTGTCCAGACGTGCAATGAGCCCCTGACCACCACCAACAATGTCAACAAGATGCTCCTGATAGACTACAAGGAGAACAGGCTGATTGCTTGCGGGAGCCTGTACCAAGGCATCTGCAAGCTCCTCAGGCTGGAGGACCTCTTCAAGCTGGGGGAGCCTTTTCACAAGAAGGAGCACTACCTGTCGGGGGTCAACGAGAGTGGCTCTGTCTTTGGGGTGATCGTCTCCTACAACAACCTGGATGACAAGCTCTTCATTGCCACGGCTGTGGACGGGAAGCCGGAGTATTTCCCCACCATCTCCAGCCGGAAACTGACCAAGAACTCAGAGGCAGATGGCATGTTCGCATATGTCTTCCACGATGAGTTTGTGGCCTCGATGATCAAGATTCCTTCGGACACTTTCACCGTCATCCCCGACTTTGATATCTACTACGTCTACGGCTTCAGCAGCGGCAACTTTGTCTACTTTTTGACGCTTCAGCCTGAGATGGTGTCTCCCCCTGGCTCCACCACAAAGGAGCAGGTTTATACGTCCAAGCTCGTGAGGCTTTGTAAGGAGGACACGGCCTTCAACTCCTACGTGGAGGTCCCCATTGGCTGTGAGCATGGTGGGGTGGAGTACCGCCTGCTGCAGGCCGCCTACCTGTCCAAAGCTGGGGCCGTGCTCGCCCGGACCCTCGGGGTTCGCCCAGAGGACGACCTCCTCTTCACCGTCTTCTCCAAAGGCCAGAAGCGGAAAATGAAATCCCTGGACGAGTCGGCCCTGTGCATCTTCGTCCTGAAGCAGATCAATGACCGCATTAAGGAACGGCTGCAGTCCTGCTATCGGGGCGAGGGCACGCTGGACCTGGCCTGGCTCAAGGTGAAGGACATTCCCTGCAGCAGCGCG CTCCTAACCATTGATGACAACTTCTGTGGCCTGGATATGAATGCCCCCCTGGGTGTGTCTGAGATGGTGCGTGGCATCCCTGTCTTCACGGAGGACAGGGACCGCATGACTTCTGTCATCGCATACGTCTACAAGAATCATTCTCTGGCCTTCGTGGGCACCAAGAGTGGCAAGCTGAAGAAGGTAGGACAAGGTGTAGTCACTTTGGTTCTTGTGGTGACAGCCTGTCCCCGCCAGGATGGATGTTCTCTTGCATTCTTTTACTACCTTGGGCCTGGTTGGCAATGA
- the PLXNA4 gene encoding plexin-A4 isoform X2, with protein sequence MKAMPWNWTCLLSHLLMVGMGSSTLLPQQPPLLPQKRSFVTFRGEPAESFNHLVVDERTGHIYVGAVNRIYKLSSDLKVLVTHQTGPDEDNPKCYPPRIVQTCNEPLTTTNNVNKMLLIDYKENRLIACGSLYQGICKLLRLEDLFKLGEPFHKKEHYLSGVNESGSVFGVIVSYNNLDDKLFIATAVDGKPEYFPTISSRKLTKNSEADGMFAYVFHDEFVASMIKIPSDTFTVIPDFDIYYVYGFSSGNFVYFLTLQPEMVSPPGSTTKEQVYTSKLVRLCKEDTAFNSYVEVPIGCEHGGVEYRLLQAAYLSKAGAVLARTLGVRPEDDLLFTVFSKGQKRKMKSLDESALCIFVLKQINDRIKERLQSCYRGEGTLDLAWLKVKDIPCSSALLTIDDNFCGLDMNAPLGVSEMVRGIPVFTEDRDRMTSVIAYVYKNHSLAFVGTKSGKLKKHLSHPFDCSGSSFAAQMSPPL encoded by the exons ATGAAAGCCATGCCTTGGAATTGGACCTGCCTGCTCTCCCACCTCCTAATGGTGGGGATGGGCTCCTCCACTCTACTCCCCCAGCAGCCACCCCTGCTGCCCCAGAAGCGGTCTTTTGTCACGTTCCGCGGGGAGCCCGCCGAGAGCTTCAACCACCTGGTGGTGGACGAGAGGACAGGGCACATTTATGTGGGGGCCGTCAATCGGATCTACAAGCTCTCCAGCGACTTGAAGGTCCTGGTGACCCACCAGACTGGGCCGGACGAGGACAACCCCAAGTGCTACCCTCCCCGCATTGTCCAGACGTGCAATGAGCCCCTGACCACCACCAACAATGTCAACAAGATGCTCCTGATAGACTACAAGGAGAACAGGCTGATTGCTTGCGGGAGCCTGTACCAAGGCATCTGCAAGCTCCTCAGGCTGGAGGACCTCTTCAAGCTGGGGGAGCCTTTTCACAAGAAGGAGCACTACCTGTCGGGGGTCAACGAGAGTGGCTCTGTCTTTGGGGTGATCGTCTCCTACAACAACCTGGATGACAAGCTCTTCATTGCCACGGCTGTGGACGGGAAGCCGGAGTATTTCCCCACCATCTCCAGCCGGAAACTGACCAAGAACTCAGAGGCAGATGGCATGTTCGCATATGTCTTCCACGATGAGTTTGTGGCCTCGATGATCAAGATTCCTTCGGACACTTTCACCGTCATCCCCGACTTTGATATCTACTACGTCTACGGCTTCAGCAGCGGCAACTTTGTCTACTTTTTGACGCTTCAGCCTGAGATGGTGTCTCCCCCTGGCTCCACCACAAAGGAGCAGGTTTATACGTCCAAGCTCGTGAGGCTTTGTAAGGAGGACACGGCCTTCAACTCCTACGTGGAGGTCCCCATTGGCTGTGAGCATGGTGGGGTGGAGTACCGCCTGCTGCAGGCCGCCTACCTGTCCAAAGCTGGGGCCGTGCTCGCCCGGACCCTCGGGGTTCGCCCAGAGGACGACCTCCTCTTCACCGTCTTCTCCAAAGGCCAGAAGCGGAAAATGAAATCCCTGGACGAGTCGGCCCTGTGCATCTTCGTCCTGAAGCAGATCAATGACCGCATTAAGGAACGGCTGCAGTCCTGCTATCGGGGCGAGGGCACGCTGGACCTGGCCTGGCTCAAGGTGAAGGACATTCCCTGCAGCAGCGCG CTCCTAACCATTGATGACAACTTCTGTGGCCTGGATATGAATGCCCCCCTGGGTGTGTCTGAGATGGTGCGTGGCATCCCTGTCTTCACGGAGGACAGGGACCGCATGACTTCTGTCATCGCATACGTCTACAAGAATCATTCTCTGGCCTTCGTGGGCACCAAGAGTGGCAAGCTGAAGAAG